The Lysobacter gummosus genome includes a region encoding these proteins:
- a CDS encoding AAA family ATPase, with protein sequence MTAGPTIASKTAPSSAHLNASILTDGLRAALEQAQAQVNGLVLGKAQAVRLAFVALFSDGHLLIEDLPGLGKTTLAHALAATLGLEFQRVQFTSDLLPADVVGVSVFDPTSRQFEFHSGPVFTQVLLADEINRAPPRTQSALLEAMAEHQVTVDGRTHALPDPFFVIATQNPVDLSGTYPLPDSQLDRFLLRLQLGYPDEAAERDLLAGADRRNLIAQTRPVLSGEDVLAVRRAVDAVYVGESLITYVQALLARSRKHPGVRVGLSPRAGLALLRASRAYALLLGRAHVVPEDVQALFAAVASHRLVAEADAAPDIAKSILYAVAVD encoded by the coding sequence ATGACGGCAGGCCCGACAATCGCAAGCAAGACCGCGCCGAGCAGCGCGCACCTCAACGCGAGCATCCTAACCGATGGCCTGCGCGCGGCCCTGGAACAAGCCCAGGCCCAGGTCAACGGCCTGGTGCTGGGCAAGGCGCAGGCGGTGCGGTTGGCCTTCGTCGCGCTGTTCTCCGACGGACATCTGCTGATCGAGGATCTGCCGGGCCTGGGCAAGACCACGCTCGCGCACGCGCTGGCCGCGACCTTGGGCCTGGAATTCCAGCGCGTGCAGTTCACCTCCGATCTGTTGCCGGCCGACGTGGTCGGCGTGTCGGTGTTCGATCCGACCTCGCGCCAGTTCGAGTTCCACTCCGGCCCGGTGTTCACCCAGGTGCTGCTGGCGGACGAAATCAACCGCGCGCCGCCGCGCACCCAGAGCGCTCTGCTGGAAGCGATGGCCGAGCATCAGGTCACCGTGGACGGCCGCACCCATGCCCTGCCCGATCCGTTCTTCGTGATCGCCACGCAGAACCCGGTGGATCTGTCCGGCACCTATCCCCTGCCCGATTCGCAGCTCGACCGCTTCCTGCTGCGCCTGCAGTTGGGTTATCCGGACGAAGCCGCCGAGCGCGATCTGCTGGCCGGCGCCGATCGCCGCAATCTGATCGCCCAGACCCGGCCGGTGCTGAGCGGCGAGGACGTGCTGGCGGTGCGCCGCGCGGTCGATGCGGTGTATGTCGGCGAATCGCTGATCACCTACGTGCAGGCGCTGCTCGCGCGCAGCCGCAAGCACCCGGGCGTGCGCGTGGGCCTGTCCCCGCGCGCCGGCCTGGCGCTGTTGCGCGCATCGCGCGCCTACGCATTGCTGCTGGGCCGCGCCCACGTGGTGCCCGAGGACGTGCAGGCCTTGTTCGCCGCGGTCGCCTCGCATCGCCTGGTGGCCGAAGCCGATGCCGCGCCGGACATCGCCAAATCCATCCTCTACGCGGTCGCGGTGGACTGA
- a CDS encoding ArnT family glycosyltransferase, translated as MRDKDEASAMRKVFWALWTLVLLLKLAVAAKLPLFVDEAFYWQEGRHPAAAYSDLPGLTAWLARLGVELGGNHTLALRAPFLLIAALVPWLLARIAAREFGERSGWLAGCYGLLLPLSGTLGVLALPDAMMALATLLCLDAGARLLREVDARSAVELAAGLALGALSHYRFIAVIGVGFVALMLLPEGRRALRDVRVIIAVAIGASAWAPLVAWNMDNADAGLRFQLVERHPWSFHVDGLWFVAIQALLVTPLLFAALALAGWRGARDPSPVTRYLALLGSLVVLGFFVLGFFADTERVSFHWPLPGFLALLPLLPMVLARWPGWARGLTAGLAGATLLAMLGYYVAVSMPELRARSAGEKWYPSNFAGWDELARKVRARQQTMPAGTRIVADNFKVGAELGFALDDPRIAVLDHPINHKHGRAPQLRLWGLHSAGRADWDGKPVLLVVGVTEVEYKNLLQRYHDLCAMVGPLPPPQTINIDHGRQRFALFAFDGKPREGACTTPAMAWIDTPAAGSKIGREFQVGGWAFKDGVGLQRVEVMLDGRVVAQAEYGGELPGVREYWKLADGGRSSDPQHPKVGFTAKVALDAEPAGRHWLGLRLHGRDGSVEDWAEQPIEVGRR; from the coding sequence ATGCGGGACAAGGACGAAGCCAGCGCGATGCGCAAGGTGTTCTGGGCGCTGTGGACGCTGGTGTTGCTGCTCAAGCTCGCCGTCGCCGCGAAGCTGCCCTTGTTCGTCGATGAGGCGTTTTACTGGCAGGAAGGCCGTCATCCGGCCGCCGCGTACTCGGACCTGCCCGGACTGACCGCCTGGCTGGCGCGGCTGGGTGTGGAGCTCGGCGGCAATCACACCCTGGCCCTGCGCGCGCCGTTCTTGTTGATCGCCGCGTTGGTGCCGTGGCTGTTGGCGCGCATCGCCGCGCGCGAATTCGGCGAGCGCAGCGGTTGGCTCGCCGGTTGTTACGGTTTGCTGCTGCCGCTGTCGGGCACGCTGGGCGTGCTCGCCTTGCCCGACGCGATGATGGCGCTGGCGACCTTGCTGTGCCTGGACGCGGGCGCGCGGCTGTTGCGCGAGGTCGATGCGCGCAGCGCGGTCGAACTCGCCGCCGGCCTCGCCCTGGGCGCGTTGAGCCATTACCGCTTCATCGCCGTGATCGGAGTCGGCTTCGTCGCGCTGATGCTGCTGCCCGAGGGCCGCCGCGCGCTGCGCGATGTGCGGGTGATCATCGCCGTCGCCATCGGCGCTTCGGCCTGGGCGCCGTTGGTGGCATGGAACATGGACAACGCCGACGCCGGCCTGCGTTTCCAGTTGGTCGAACGGCATCCGTGGTCGTTCCATGTCGATGGCTTGTGGTTCGTCGCGATCCAGGCGCTGCTGGTCACTCCGCTGCTGTTCGCCGCGCTCGCGCTCGCCGGCTGGCGCGGCGCGCGCGATCCCTCGCCGGTGACGCGCTATCTGGCGCTGCTGGGCAGCCTGGTGGTGCTGGGCTTCTTCGTGCTGGGTTTCTTCGCCGACACCGAGCGGGTCAGCTTCCACTGGCCGTTGCCGGGATTCCTCGCGCTGCTGCCGCTGCTGCCGATGGTGTTGGCGCGCTGGCCCGGCTGGGCGCGCGGTCTGACCGCGGGACTGGCCGGCGCGACTTTGCTGGCGATGCTCGGTTACTACGTCGCGGTGTCGATGCCGGAACTGCGCGCGCGCAGCGCCGGCGAGAAATGGTATCCGTCCAATTTCGCCGGCTGGGACGAGCTGGCGCGCAAGGTACGCGCGCGGCAACAGACGATGCCGGCGGGCACGCGCATCGTCGCGGACAATTTCAAGGTCGGCGCCGAGTTGGGTTTTGCCCTGGACGATCCGCGCATCGCCGTGCTCGATCATCCGATCAACCACAAGCACGGCCGCGCGCCGCAGCTGCGGCTGTGGGGATTGCACAGCGCCGGCCGCGCCGACTGGGACGGCAAGCCGGTGCTGTTGGTGGTCGGCGTGACCGAGGTCGAATACAAGAATCTGCTGCAGCGCTATCACGACTTGTGCGCGATGGTCGGGCCGCTGCCGCCGCCGCAGACGATCAACATCGATCACGGCCGCCAGCGCTTCGCCTTGTTCGCCTTCGACGGCAAGCCGCGCGAAGGCGCGTGCACCACGCCGGCAATGGCCTGGATCGATACGCCGGCGGCGGGGAGCAAGATCGGGCGCGAATTCCAGGTCGGCGGCTGGGCGTTCAAGGACGGGGTCGGTTTGCAGCGCGTGGAGGTGATGCTCGACGGCCGTGTCGTCGCCCAGGCCGAGTACGGCGGCGAACTGCCGGGCGTGCGCGAGTACTGGAAACTCGCCGATGGCGGCCGTTCGAGCGATCCGCAGCATCCCAAGGTCGGTTTCACCGCCAAGGTCGCGCTCGACGCCGAGCCGGCAGGCCGACATTGGCTGGGGCTGCGCCTGCATGGGCGCGACGGCAGTGTCGAAGATTGGGCGGAGCAGCCGATCGAAGTGGGGCGGCGCTGA
- a CDS encoding Maf family protein codes for MPAPLLLASTSVYRRELLTRLGLPFDVARPDTDETPQPGEAPAALAQRLAVAKAAAVAAQHPQAWVIGSDQVAEFDGRPIGKPGSRDGALAQLAAMSGREVRFVTGLCVSRHEQAPLTARDITVVRFRRLSGAEIERYVDAEQPYDCAGSFKSEGLGIALFDAIESSDPTALIGLPLIATARLLREAGYSLP; via the coding sequence ATGCCCGCCCCTCTCCTGCTCGCCTCCACCTCGGTCTACCGCCGCGAACTGCTGACCCGGCTGGGCCTGCCGTTCGATGTCGCGCGGCCGGACACGGACGAAACCCCGCAGCCCGGCGAGGCCCCGGCCGCCCTGGCCCAGCGCCTGGCCGTGGCCAAGGCGGCGGCGGTCGCGGCCCAGCATCCGCAGGCCTGGGTGATCGGCTCGGACCAGGTCGCCGAGTTCGACGGGCGGCCGATCGGCAAACCCGGCAGCCGTGACGGTGCGCTGGCGCAACTGGCGGCGATGTCGGGCCGCGAAGTGCGTTTCGTGACCGGCCTGTGCGTATCGCGGCATGAGCAGGCGCCGCTGACGGCGCGGGACATTACCGTCGTGCGCTTTCGCCGGTTGAGCGGCGCGGAGATCGAACGCTATGTCGATGCCGAGCAGCCTTACGACTGCGCCGGCAGTTTCAAATCCGAAGGGCTGGGAATCGCGTTGTTCGATGCGATCGAATCGAGCGATCCGACGGCGTTGATCGGCCTGCCGCTGATCGCGACGGCGCGGTTGTTGCGTGAGGCGGGGTATTCGTTGCCCTGA
- a CDS encoding YceD family protein: protein MSAHVPPGRVPEALDAWRLVAARRGVEGRLPLSALTRLQGVLLDTQGFVDYSLDFDSDSLKVPYVELKIDTELPLLCQRTLERFLLPVQIVQRLGLIRDEADEASLPEGYEPLLMPEDGMLRAAELVEDELILAVPVVPIAPGSEAVEADWPAPQAELDSVNPFAGLSSLKKKN, encoded by the coding sequence ATGTCAGCGCATGTACCACCTGGGCGGGTGCCCGAAGCTTTGGATGCCTGGCGCCTGGTGGCGGCACGGCGCGGTGTGGAAGGCCGTCTGCCGTTGTCGGCCCTGACCCGGTTGCAAGGCGTGCTGCTCGATACGCAGGGCTTCGTGGATTACTCGCTGGATTTCGACAGCGATTCACTGAAAGTCCCCTATGTCGAGCTGAAGATCGACACCGAACTGCCGTTGCTGTGCCAGCGCACGCTGGAACGGTTCCTGTTGCCGGTGCAGATCGTCCAGCGCCTGGGGCTGATCCGCGACGAGGCCGACGAAGCCTCGCTGCCGGAAGGTTACGAGCCGTTGCTGATGCCCGAAGACGGCATGCTGCGGGCCGCGGAACTGGTCGAGGACGAGCTGATCCTCGCCGTGCCGGTGGTGCCGATAGCGCCGGGCAGCGAGGCGGTCGAAGCCGACTGGCCGGCCCCGCAGGCCGAGCTGGACAGCGTCAACCCGTTCGCGGGACTGTCCTCGCTGAAGAAAAAGAACTGA
- the rpmF gene encoding 50S ribosomal protein L32 — MAVQKSRVSPSRRGQRRAHDALTSKQLATDPTTGETHIRHHVTADGYYRGKKVIDTKSSTVADEE, encoded by the coding sequence ATGGCTGTTCAGAAGTCCCGCGTTTCCCCGTCCCGCCGCGGCCAGCGCCGCGCCCACGACGCGCTGACCAGCAAGCAGCTGGCCACCGACCCGACCACCGGCGAGACCCACATCCGCCACCACGTGACCGCCGACGGTTACTACCGTGGCAAGAAGGTCATCGACACCAAGTCCTCGACGGTCGCCGACGAAGAGTAA
- a CDS encoding beta-ketoacyl-ACP synthase III, whose translation MTDRIYARIAGTGSYLPEKVLTNADLAQFVETSDEWIVSRTGIRERHVAAEGETTVDLAFHAATRALEAAGVDASEIDLIVFGTTTPDLIFPSSACLLQHRLGANGCAAFDVNAACSGFVYALTVADKFIRSGASKTVLVVGSETLTRMLDWNDRATCVLFGDGAGAVVLKADSETGILSTHLHADGGKKELLWNPVGVSVGFKPEEHNAGVKVLMTGNEVFKYAVKALDSVVEETLEANGLDRHEIDWLIPHQANLRIIEATAKRLDMPMDRVIVTVDRHGNTSSGSVPLALDEAVRSGKVQRGQLLLLEAFGGGFTWGSALLRY comes from the coding sequence ATGACAGATCGGATTTACGCCCGTATTGCGGGTACCGGCAGCTACCTGCCGGAAAAGGTGTTGACCAACGCCGACCTCGCTCAATTCGTCGAAACCAGCGACGAATGGATCGTCAGCCGAACCGGCATTCGCGAGCGTCATGTCGCCGCCGAAGGCGAGACCACGGTCGACCTGGCCTTCCATGCCGCCACGCGCGCGCTTGAAGCCGCCGGTGTGGACGCCTCCGAGATCGACCTGATCGTTTTCGGAACCACCACCCCGGACCTGATTTTCCCGTCCAGCGCCTGCCTGTTGCAGCACCGCCTGGGCGCCAACGGCTGCGCGGCGTTCGACGTCAATGCGGCCTGCTCGGGTTTCGTCTATGCGCTGACCGTCGCGGACAAGTTCATCCGTTCCGGCGCGTCCAAGACCGTGCTCGTGGTCGGCTCGGAAACCCTCACCCGCATGCTCGACTGGAACGACCGCGCGACCTGCGTGTTGTTCGGCGACGGCGCTGGCGCGGTGGTGCTCAAGGCCGACAGCGAAACCGGCATCCTCAGCACTCATCTGCACGCCGACGGCGGCAAGAAAGAGCTGTTGTGGAATCCGGTCGGCGTTTCGGTCGGTTTCAAGCCGGAAGAACACAACGCCGGCGTGAAAGTGCTGATGACCGGCAACGAAGTGTTCAAGTACGCGGTCAAGGCCCTGGACTCGGTGGTCGAAGAGACCCTGGAAGCCAATGGTCTGGATCGTCACGAAATCGACTGGCTGATCCCGCACCAGGCCAACCTGCGCATCATCGAAGCCACGGCCAAGCGCCTGGACATGCCGATGGACCGCGTGATCGTGACCGTGGACCGTCATGGCAACACGTCTTCGGGTTCGGTGCCGCTGGCGCTGGACGAAGCGGTGCGCTCGGGCAAGGTCCAGCGCGGCCAGTTGCTGCTGCTGGAAGCGTTCGGCGGCGGTTTCACCTGGGGCTCGGCGCTGCTGCGCTACTGA
- the fabD gene encoding ACP S-malonyltransferase: MLAELSELHPQVREAFSEASDGAGADLWALSQGGPEEMLNRTEYTQPALLAAGVAVWRVWQAQGGAQPSVLAGHSLGEYTALVAAGALSLRDGAHLVRLRGQLMQEAAPAGVGAMAAVLGAEDALVEDICQAVSGAQVVVPANYNSPGQIVIGGHADAVDKALIRLAEAGVRKAVKLAVSVPSHTPLMREAANRLGEAMAGLNWHAPALPVVQNVDAQVHDSLEAIREALVRQLYLPVRWTGCVQALSARGVERIAECGPGKVLSGLVKRIDKAIEGRAIGTPAEFESALADWR; this comes from the coding sequence ATGCTGGCCGAGTTGTCGGAATTGCATCCGCAAGTCCGCGAGGCGTTCAGCGAAGCCAGCGACGGTGCCGGCGCGGACCTGTGGGCGCTGAGCCAGGGCGGCCCGGAAGAAATGCTCAATCGCACCGAATACACCCAGCCGGCACTGCTCGCGGCCGGCGTGGCGGTGTGGCGCGTGTGGCAGGCCCAAGGCGGCGCGCAGCCGTCGGTGTTGGCCGGTCACAGCCTGGGCGAATACACCGCGCTGGTCGCCGCCGGCGCCTTGTCGCTGCGCGACGGCGCGCATCTGGTGCGCCTGCGCGGCCAGTTGATGCAGGAAGCCGCGCCAGCCGGCGTCGGCGCGATGGCCGCAGTGCTCGGCGCCGAGGACGCGCTGGTCGAGGACATCTGCCAGGCCGTGTCGGGCGCACAAGTCGTCGTGCCGGCCAATTACAACTCGCCGGGCCAGATCGTGATCGGCGGCCATGCCGACGCGGTCGATAAGGCGCTGATCCGCCTGGCCGAGGCCGGCGTGCGCAAGGCGGTCAAGCTCGCCGTCAGCGTGCCTTCGCATACGCCGCTGATGCGCGAAGCCGCCAACCGGTTGGGCGAAGCCATGGCCGGTTTGAACTGGCACGCGCCGGCGCTGCCGGTGGTGCAGAACGTCGATGCCCAGGTCCACGACAGCCTCGAGGCGATCCGCGAGGCGCTGGTGCGCCAGCTGTATCTGCCGGTGCGCTGGACCGGTTGCGTGCAGGCGCTGTCGGCGCGCGGCGTCGAGCGCATCGCCGAATGCGGCCCCGGCAAGGTGTTGTCCGGGTTGGTCAAGCGCATCGACAAGGCCATCGAAGGCCGCGCGATCGGAACGCCGGCGGAATTCGAGAGCGCGCTCGCCGACTGGCGCTGA
- a CDS encoding SDR family NAD(P)-dependent oxidoreductase: MTASRRRYENKVVLITGGATGIGKITSTAFAHEGAMVVFTDLSAEHGPAFEAQLREHGGQAHFVQSDVTDPVQSERLVADIAQRFGRLDVAVNNAGGILAPDELGTGVHDTLEEGWDRNIALNLSGVFLGMKYQIRQMLKQGGGAIVNTGSIAGMVVDVDFTSLSYSTAKAGMIHMSKWAAVKYAKDHIRVNVVAPAAVATEATKAFLSDEMKSFLAGQSPMQRMSEPEEIANATLWLCSDEAYGVTGVTLPVDGGIAAK, translated from the coding sequence ATGACCGCCAGTCGCAGACGTTACGAAAACAAGGTAGTGCTGATCACCGGCGGTGCCACCGGCATCGGCAAGATCACCTCGACCGCCTTCGCCCACGAGGGCGCGATGGTGGTGTTCACCGATCTGTCGGCCGAACACGGCCCGGCCTTCGAGGCGCAGCTTCGCGAACACGGCGGCCAGGCGCATTTCGTCCAGTCCGACGTTACCGACCCGGTCCAGTCCGAACGCCTGGTCGCCGACATCGCGCAGCGTTTCGGCCGCCTGGACGTGGCGGTCAACAACGCCGGCGGCATCCTGGCGCCGGACGAATTGGGCACGGGCGTTCACGACACCCTGGAAGAGGGCTGGGACCGCAATATCGCCTTGAATCTCAGCGGCGTGTTCCTGGGCATGAAGTACCAGATCCGGCAGATGCTCAAGCAGGGCGGCGGCGCCATCGTCAACACCGGCTCGATCGCCGGCATGGTGGTCGATGTGGACTTCACCAGCCTGTCCTACAGCACCGCCAAGGCCGGCATGATCCACATGAGCAAATGGGCGGCGGTGAAGTATGCGAAGGACCATATCCGGGTGAACGTGGTGGCTCCGGCGGCGGTGGCCACCGAAGCGACCAAGGCCTTCCTGAGCGATGAAATGAAGTCTTTCCTGGCCGGCCAGTCGCCGATGCAGCGCATGTCCGAGCCGGAGGAAATCGCCAACGCCACCTTGTGGCTGTGCTCGGACGAGGCTTACGGCGTCACCGGCGTGACCTTGCCGGTGGACGGCGGCATCGCGGCGAAATAA
- the fabG gene encoding 3-oxoacyl-ACP reductase FabG: MSTPPLSGEIALVTGASRGIGAAIADELAAQGATVIGTATSEAGAQAIAARLAAHGGHGRVVDVAQAASIEALIDGVTKDIGAISILVNNAGITRDNLLMRMKDDDWQAILDTNLSSVYRTSKAVMRTMMKARKGRIINIASVVGVTGNAGQANYAAAKAGVIAFSKSMAREIGSRGVTVNVVAPGFIDTDMTRELPEDAKKAMLDQIALGRFGEPADIARAVAFLASPGAAYITGETLHVNGGMYMP; encoded by the coding sequence ATGAGCACCCCCCCGCTTTCGGGCGAAATCGCCCTGGTGACCGGCGCCAGCCGCGGAATCGGCGCAGCCATCGCCGACGAACTGGCCGCGCAAGGCGCGACCGTGATCGGCACCGCGACCAGCGAGGCCGGCGCTCAGGCCATCGCCGCGCGCCTGGCCGCGCACGGCGGCCACGGACGCGTCGTCGATGTGGCGCAAGCCGCCTCGATCGAGGCGCTGATCGACGGCGTCACGAAGGACATCGGCGCGATCTCGATCCTGGTCAACAACGCCGGCATCACCCGCGACAACTTGCTGATGCGGATGAAGGACGACGACTGGCAGGCCATCCTCGACACCAACCTGAGCAGCGTCTACCGCACCAGCAAGGCGGTGATGCGCACGATGATGAAGGCGCGCAAGGGCCGCATCATCAATATCGCCTCGGTGGTCGGCGTGACCGGCAATGCCGGCCAGGCCAACTACGCCGCGGCCAAGGCCGGCGTTATCGCCTTCAGCAAATCGATGGCGCGCGAGATCGGCAGCCGTGGCGTCACGGTCAATGTCGTGGCGCCCGGTTTCATCGACACCGACATGACCCGCGAGCTGCCCGAGGACGCGAAGAAGGCCATGCTCGACCAGATCGCGCTGGGCCGCTTCGGCGAACCGGCCGACATCGCCCGGGCGGTGGCGTTCCTGGCCAGCCCCGGGGCGGCCTACATCACCGGCGAAACACTCCACGTCAACGGCGGCATGTACATGCCCTGA
- the acpP gene encoding acyl carrier protein has protein sequence MSSIEERVKKIVVEQLGVKEEEVTNNASFVDDLGADSLDTVELVMALEEEFECEIPDEEAEKITSVQQAIDYVKAHVKS, from the coding sequence ATGAGCAGCATCGAAGAACGCGTCAAGAAGATCGTGGTCGAACAACTCGGCGTCAAGGAAGAAGAAGTCACCAACAACGCTTCGTTCGTCGACGACCTCGGCGCAGATTCGCTCGACACCGTCGAGCTGGTGATGGCACTCGAAGAAGAGTTCGAGTGCGAGATTCCGGATGAAGAAGCCGAGAAGATCACCTCGGTGCAGCAGGCGATCGATTACGTCAAGGCGCACGTCAAGTCGTAA
- the fabF gene encoding beta-ketoacyl-ACP synthase II: MSNRSFNRRVVVTGLGLISPLGNDVASSWDGIVNGRSGIGPITHFDPALFTTRIAGEVRDFDITRFGVSTKDAKKMEEFIHYGVAASLMALQDAGIVVDDSNAERIGALIGSGIGGLLGIEEQTIKYHEGGPRKISPFYVPSTIINMLPGQVSLLTGIKGPNFSAVSACATSNHSIGMAMRMIQYGDADVMVAGGAERGSSPTSVGGFCSMKAMSTRNDDPTRASRPWDKERDGFVLGDGAGILVLEEYERAKARGARIYCELAGFGATSDAFHMTAPSENGEGPARCMVAALKDAGINADEVGYLNAHGTSTPLGDLAETLAIKRALGDHAYKTMVSSTKSMTGHLLGAAGGAEAIFSVLALHHNIIPPTINLDEAGEGCDLDYVPNTARDAKVDITVSNGFGFGGTNGTLVFKRI, translated from the coding sequence ATGTCCAACCGTTCCTTCAATCGCCGCGTGGTCGTCACCGGCCTCGGCCTGATCTCCCCGCTGGGCAACGATGTCGCCAGCAGCTGGGATGGCATCGTCAACGGCCGCTCGGGCATCGGCCCGATCACTCATTTCGATCCGGCGCTGTTCACCACCCGCATCGCCGGCGAAGTACGCGACTTCGACATCACCCGCTTCGGGGTGAGCACGAAGGACGCGAAGAAGATGGAAGAGTTCATCCATTACGGCGTCGCCGCATCGCTGATGGCGCTGCAGGATGCCGGCATCGTCGTCGACGATTCCAACGCCGAGCGCATCGGCGCGCTGATCGGCTCGGGCATCGGCGGCCTGCTCGGCATCGAAGAGCAGACCATCAAGTACCACGAAGGCGGCCCGCGCAAGATTTCGCCGTTCTACGTGCCCAGCACCATCATCAACATGCTGCCCGGCCAGGTTTCGCTGCTGACCGGCATCAAGGGGCCGAATTTCTCCGCCGTCTCGGCCTGCGCCACGTCCAACCATTCCATCGGCATGGCGATGCGCATGATCCAGTACGGCGATGCCGACGTCATGGTCGCCGGCGGCGCCGAGCGCGGCTCCTCGCCGACCTCGGTCGGCGGCTTCTGCTCGATGAAGGCGATGTCCACGCGCAACGACGATCCTACCCGCGCCTCGCGGCCGTGGGACAAGGAGCGCGACGGCTTCGTGCTCGGCGACGGCGCCGGCATCCTGGTGCTGGAAGAGTACGAGCGCGCCAAGGCGCGCGGCGCGCGCATCTATTGCGAGCTGGCCGGTTTCGGCGCCACCTCCGACGCGTTCCACATGACCGCGCCCAGCGAGAACGGCGAAGGCCCGGCGCGCTGCATGGTCGCCGCGCTCAAGGACGCCGGCATCAATGCCGACGAAGTGGGTTACCTCAACGCGCACGGCACCTCCACGCCGCTCGGCGATCTGGCCGAAACGCTGGCGATCAAGCGCGCGCTGGGCGACCACGCCTACAAGACCATGGTCAGCTCGACCAAGTCGATGACCGGCCACTTGCTTGGCGCGGCCGGCGGCGCCGAGGCGATCTTCTCGGTGTTGGCCCTGCATCACAACATCATCCCGCCGACCATCAACCTGGACGAAGCGGGCGAGGGCTGCGACCTGGATTACGTGCCCAACACCGCGCGCGACGCCAAGGTCGATATCACCGTGTCCAACGGCTTCGGCTTCGGCGGCACCAACGGCACGCTGGTGTTCAAGCGGATCTGA
- the pabC gene encoding aminodeoxychorismate lyase produces MTTAAMNQARVFRGDQRIDALSPFDRGHAYGDGLFETLRAHRGQLPWWDAHWARLSRGAQRLRLALPDQDCVREQAAAMLDGADAVLKLILSRGEGGRGYAPPAQARPIWVLSRHPLPPAPPASGLTLRWCDLRLSEQPALAGLKHCNRLEQVLARAEWDDPAIDEGLLRDRAGEVVCATAANVFALIDGQWRTPPLDRCGVAGVCREFLLEIAQARVERLNPEDLQRAEAIFLCNAVRGILPVARLGERQWAPHPALAGLRHRLGAAHPAFVPVAD; encoded by the coding sequence ATGACGACCGCCGCCATGAACCAAGCCCGGGTTTTCCGCGGCGATCAGCGCATCGACGCGCTGTCGCCGTTCGACCGCGGCCACGCCTACGGCGACGGCCTGTTCGAAACCCTGCGCGCGCATCGCGGCCAGCTGCCGTGGTGGGACGCGCATTGGGCGCGGCTGTCGCGCGGCGCCCAGCGCCTGCGCCTGGCGCTGCCCGATCAGGACTGCGTGCGCGAGCAGGCCGCGGCGATGCTCGACGGCGCCGATGCGGTGCTCAAGCTGATCCTCAGCCGCGGCGAAGGCGGGCGCGGCTACGCGCCGCCGGCGCAGGCGCGGCCGATCTGGGTCCTGTCGCGCCACCCGCTGCCGCCGGCGCCGCCGGCCTCGGGGCTGACCCTGCGCTGGTGCGATCTGCGCCTGTCCGAGCAGCCGGCCCTGGCCGGCCTGAAGCACTGCAATCGGCTCGAACAGGTGCTGGCGCGCGCGGAATGGGACGATCCGGCGATCGACGAAGGCCTGCTGCGCGATCGGGCCGGCGAGGTGGTCTGCGCGACTGCGGCCAATGTGTTCGCGTTGATCGACGGGCAGTGGCGCACGCCGCCGCTGGATCGCTGCGGCGTCGCCGGCGTTTGCCGCGAATTCCTGCTCGAGATCGCCCAGGCCCGCGTCGAGCGCCTGAACCCGGAGGATCTGCAACGCGCCGAGGCGATTTTCCTGTGCAACGCCGTGCGCGGTATCCTGCCCGTGGCGCGGCTCGGCGAGCGGCAATGGGCGCCGCATCCGGCCCTGGCCGGGCTGCGGCACCGGCTCGGCGCGGCCCATCCCGCCTTCGTCCCGGTCGCAGACTGA